The segment ACCGAATTTGGTGAACTGGTCCATCCGCCGGGCGAGCTTGGCATCGACATATTTGGTGACGTCAAAATCTTTTACCTGCGCCGCAATTTTGGTCGGGTGATCACAGGCGTCAAAATGAGTGATCGGGGCGATAGCATTCTTGCATGCCTTGACCCCCTCCCAAAACTCATCGACCGTGTTTCCCAACGGCGTAACGGCGCCAAGACCGGTTATGACTATTCTTCTATCCTGCATTAACATCCTTCTAGTATGGGTGATGGGTGTTAGGTATTGGGTGTTAGGGAACCGACACCGGCACGCTTGACTTGCTTGCTAATGCATTACGCAAGCAATAGAGCTGTTTTGCCAACGCAGTAGCCAATCCAGACAATTCCTGGAAATCGCTCTGCGCGATGTAGCCCAGCCTGTACGCAATCTCAAATTGTGTCTGCAGTTCAGCAAGCGAACCTTGAGCCATCGCGATGTGCTGAAGATACTCCTTCAAATGCTCGCGAACATGCCCTTCAGCTATGTTTGATGGAACTGAAACCGCCGCACGTCTCATTTGCCCCGTAAGCCCATAGAGTTCACTCTTAGGAAGAGCTTGTGTGATTCGATACACGCTTTCCACAAGATTCATTCCTGTCTGCCAAACCCGCAGGTCACGGAAGCTATTGATAACGGCGCCGGTTTCCTTCCCCATCACCTAATACCTAACACCCATCACCCGGCTTTTTTAAGCCGACTTGCTTGTGATATAATCGACAGCCTGATTCACGGTGGTGATCTTCTCGGCGTCTTCGTCCGGTATCTGAACTTCGAACTCGTCCTCAAAGCCGATTACGAGGTCGACCACGTCCAGTGAATCCGCGCCGAGATCGTCGACGAACGATGCCGTCTCAGTGACTTCGTCCTCGGATACTTTAAGTCTGTCAACTACTACTTTTTTTACTCTCTCTAGAGTTGTTGCCATAATAACTTCCTCCTCACATAACCATTCCGCCGT is part of the Armatimonadota bacterium genome and harbors:
- the acpP gene encoding acyl carrier protein yields the protein MATTLERVKKVVVDRLKVSEDEVTETASFVDDLGADSLDVVDLVIGFEDEFEVQIPDEDAEKITTVNQAVDYITSKSA
- a CDS encoding four helix bundle protein is translated as MGKETGAVINSFRDLRVWQTGMNLVESVYRITQALPKSELYGLTGQMRRAAVSVPSNIAEGHVREHLKEYLQHIAMAQGSLAELQTQFEIAYRLGYIAQSDFQELSGLATALAKQLYCLRNALASKSSVPVSVP